One Luteolibacter flavescens DNA window includes the following coding sequences:
- a CDS encoding DUF1003 domain-containing protein produces MTDPSDNRTCAISGKTVAASDCIPCASLRPSLLAFIRKKHPELSDDECISRDILPELKAAFVEEALSEEIGEITDLERNVIESIREHEVISEHPDDTEELSTRSFGDRLADRIASFGGSWKFIIIFATFIFGWILLNVVILTTKQPDPYPFILLNLLLSCLAAFQAPVIMMSQNRGEARDRKRAEQDYQINLKAELEIRHLHEKLDHLLHHHGERLLEIQTIQTELLRQLVDRGKEKEGASSPPGEDAGR; encoded by the coding sequence ATGACCGATCCCAGCGACAACCGCACCTGTGCCATCTCCGGAAAGACGGTGGCCGCCAGCGACTGCATCCCGTGTGCGTCCCTCCGTCCGTCGCTGCTTGCCTTCATCCGGAAAAAGCATCCCGAACTCTCCGATGATGAATGCATCTCGCGGGACATCCTGCCGGAGCTGAAAGCCGCATTTGTTGAAGAAGCACTGAGCGAGGAGATCGGCGAGATCACCGACCTCGAGCGAAATGTCATCGAAAGCATCCGCGAGCACGAGGTGATCTCGGAGCACCCGGACGATACCGAGGAGCTGTCCACGCGGAGCTTTGGCGACAGGCTCGCGGACCGCATCGCGAGCTTCGGCGGCAGTTGGAAATTCATCATCATCTTCGCGACGTTCATCTTCGGATGGATCCTGCTAAACGTGGTCATCCTCACGACCAAGCAGCCGGACCCCTACCCCTTCATCCTGCTGAATCTGCTGCTCTCCTGCCTCGCCGCCTTCCAAGCGCCGGTGATCATGATGAGCCAAAACCGCGGCGAGGCCCGCGACCGCAAGCGTGCCGAGCAGGACTACCAGATCAATCTGAAGGCCGAACTGGAGATCCGCCACCTGCACGAAAAACTGGATCACCTGCTGCACCACCACGGCGAACGCTTGCTGGAGATCCAGACGATCCAAACCGAGCTGCTGCGCCAGCTCGTGGACCGGGGAAAGGAAAAGGAGGGGGCATCCTCCCCCCCCGGGGAGGATGCCGGTCGCTGA
- a CDS encoding response regulator transcription factor — MRLLVIEDHPALREGLCQFLREAGYLVDSEAKGEEGLWAAEGSEYDLVILDLMLPGVDGMTILRRLRAQANPIHILVISARDGLEDRLEALDAGADDYLVKPFALAEALARTRALLRRSFGRKSPLITIGDLEIDPARRAVKRADRAVELTALEYRLLEYLAYRHGEVVARADIWEHVFEDGSGGSSNAVDVYVGYLRKKLNAGDLPDLIQTRRGQGYVIESPPP, encoded by the coding sequence ATGCGCCTGTTAGTCATCGAGGATCACCCCGCCCTGCGCGAGGGACTTTGCCAGTTCCTCCGCGAGGCAGGCTACCTCGTGGACAGCGAGGCGAAGGGCGAGGAGGGCCTGTGGGCCGCCGAGGGCAGCGAGTATGACCTGGTGATCCTGGACCTGATGCTGCCCGGCGTGGACGGCATGACCATCCTCCGGCGGCTGCGTGCGCAGGCGAATCCCATCCACATCCTCGTCATCAGCGCTCGCGATGGCTTGGAGGATCGCCTGGAAGCGCTCGACGCCGGTGCCGACGACTATCTGGTAAAGCCCTTCGCACTTGCCGAGGCATTGGCGAGGACGCGTGCGCTGCTGCGCCGGAGCTTTGGCAGGAAATCCCCGCTGATCACGATCGGCGATCTGGAGATCGACCCCGCACGACGTGCCGTGAAGCGGGCAGATCGCGCGGTGGAACTAACCGCGCTTGAGTATCGCCTCCTGGAATACCTCGCCTATCGGCATGGGGAAGTCGTCGCGCGCGCGGACATCTGGGAGCATGTCTTCGAGGACGGCAGCGGCGGCAGCAGCAATGCGGTGGACGTCTATGTCGGCTACCTGAGGAAGAAGCTCAATGCAGGTGATCTGCCGGACCTCATCCAGACGCGACGAGGCCAAGGTTACGTGATCGAATCGCCCCCACCATGA
- a CDS encoding ATP-binding protein: protein MTSPSIRRALLIRCGLGIGVLSAVLAAGVYLLVRESLYSELDDSIRETASILANQVELEDEAITYEWQEGLGTNQSLIEGALFQFWDETNGTTTRSPALRRRDLPRFSGVDGAPLLRGIQLSDGHHARAIGLRIYPFVLDDEKQAMAERGNIIDPQTLPQILVVARDAESVHRSLGRLRWILGAGCLLTLGLGFVLIERAIRSSLLPIHQLASQVQERAEHQLDEALELPEALPSELTGLATHFNLLLERVAAIRRRERDFIRHAAHELRTPIAGLRATTDLALSQPRDAAAYAAHLVTCQTTAAELSELVKRLSALARIGQPAAPASRETVDLAKLLRERAATFIERIRERKLELKDDINNAPLLATADPALVKIIFNNLLDNAVSYASGGVILLSANLTTRGVEVSMTNPSCDLKDEPERLFEPLFREESSRHDAASHLGIGLTLSRDAAHAMGGMLVADAGSDWIRFTLVLPRAME, encoded by the coding sequence ATGACTTCCCCGTCCATCCGGCGAGCGCTTCTGATCCGCTGCGGCCTCGGTATCGGCGTGCTCTCCGCCGTCCTCGCCGCCGGGGTCTATCTGCTGGTGAGGGAAAGCCTCTACAGCGAACTCGACGACTCGATCCGCGAGACCGCATCCATCCTCGCGAACCAGGTCGAACTTGAAGACGAGGCGATCACCTACGAATGGCAGGAGGGGCTGGGCACCAACCAGTCCTTGATCGAGGGTGCGCTTTTCCAATTCTGGGACGAAACGAACGGAACCACCACCCGCTCGCCGGCGCTGCGTCGCAGGGACCTGCCCAGGTTCAGCGGGGTGGACGGAGCACCGCTGCTGCGCGGCATCCAATTGTCCGACGGCCACCACGCCCGGGCGATCGGGCTGAGGATCTATCCCTTCGTTCTGGATGATGAGAAGCAGGCGATGGCCGAGCGAGGGAATATCATCGATCCGCAAACGCTTCCACAGATCCTGGTCGTGGCCCGCGATGCGGAATCCGTCCACCGGTCGCTGGGCAGGCTCCGCTGGATCCTCGGCGCGGGATGCCTGCTGACCCTAGGGCTGGGCTTCGTGCTGATCGAGCGGGCGATCCGCTCGTCGCTGCTGCCGATCCACCAGCTTGCCTCTCAGGTGCAGGAACGGGCCGAGCATCAGCTCGATGAAGCGCTCGAACTGCCAGAGGCACTACCCTCGGAACTCACCGGGCTGGCCACTCATTTCAATCTCCTGCTGGAACGCGTGGCCGCCATCCGACGACGCGAGCGGGACTTCATCCGTCACGCCGCGCACGAGCTTCGCACGCCCATCGCCGGGCTGCGGGCCACCACGGATCTGGCACTCTCCCAGCCACGCGACGCAGCCGCCTACGCCGCCCATCTGGTGACATGCCAGACCACTGCTGCCGAACTCAGCGAACTCGTGAAGCGCCTCTCGGCACTCGCCCGCATCGGCCAACCGGCCGCGCCTGCATCCCGTGAAACCGTGGACCTGGCCAAGCTGCTGCGTGAACGTGCCGCAACATTCATCGAAAGAATCCGCGAGCGGAAACTGGAACTGAAAGACGACATCAACAATGCGCCCCTGCTCGCCACGGCAGATCCCGCACTGGTGAAGATCATCTTCAACAACCTCCTCGACAACGCGGTCTCCTACGCGAGCGGCGGCGTGATCCTGCTATCGGCGAATCTCACCACACGCGGGGTAGAGGTCTCCATGACCAATCCCTCGTGCGACTTGAAGGACGAGCCCGAGCGCTTGTTCGAGCCGCTTTTCCGCGAGGAATCATCAAGACACGACGCTGCCTCCCACCTCGGCATCGGGCTCACGCTCAGCCGGGATGCCGCGCATGCCATGGGCGGCATGCTGGTCGCCGACGCAGGGAGCGACTGGATCCGCTTCACCCTCGTGCTCCCGCGCGCGATGGAGTGA
- a CDS encoding ArnT family glycosyltransferase, producing the protein MPAFARRLFSPPVLLAVLLACRFVLLIVAPHTDPSEARYAEIARKMVETGDWITPQFDYGVPFWAKPPLSTWMSALGIELFGVNEFGSRIFIFIGALGVLALVADAARREFGKGAGWTAAAVLTGMPLFFYCSAAVMTDLALLMGTTLTMVCFRSATRGGPRWRGYGVFVGLAIGLLAKGPLVLVIALPPIVGWIVLTGRWRATREALPWVTGTILMLALALPWYVAAEQKTPGFLNYFLIGEHWMRFTVRGWQGDLYGNAHPVMPGTIWIFLLLGAFPWCLGLLRARPAGWRASRRWAMAHNGRGLYWLLWMIWPVAFFTPARNIIATYPLPALPALAILLAGMHAQRRNAVAKEEDTPPFAPVSASITLAIVGTVMVMSIFFPEFSPKRSERTLIRRFEKEREPGDRLIYYGPRKYSAEFYTEGGIDHTTSAENIAKHLDTPGRTFVALPSYWMPLVPPRVRRRLVPVASWGPGPSLYVERTDLPDMAGIDPSRTSPIGN; encoded by the coding sequence ATGCCCGCGTTTGCCCGTAGATTGTTCTCACCGCCCGTGCTGCTGGCGGTGTTGCTCGCCTGCCGTTTTGTCCTGCTGATCGTCGCCCCTCACACCGATCCCTCCGAGGCGCGCTATGCGGAGATCGCCCGCAAGATGGTGGAGACCGGCGACTGGATCACACCACAGTTCGACTACGGCGTGCCCTTCTGGGCCAAGCCGCCGCTTTCCACGTGGATGTCGGCGCTGGGCATCGAGCTTTTCGGCGTGAATGAATTCGGCTCGCGGATCTTCATCTTCATCGGGGCGCTCGGAGTGCTGGCGCTGGTGGCGGATGCAGCGCGGCGGGAGTTTGGCAAGGGAGCGGGCTGGACCGCGGCCGCAGTCCTCACCGGCATGCCGCTCTTCTTCTACTGCTCCGCAGCGGTCATGACGGACCTCGCGCTGCTGATGGGAACGACGCTGACGATGGTCTGCTTCCGCAGTGCGACGCGCGGCGGACCAAGGTGGCGCGGCTATGGCGTCTTCGTGGGGCTGGCCATCGGGCTATTGGCGAAAGGGCCGCTGGTGTTGGTGATCGCGCTGCCACCTATCGTGGGGTGGATCGTTCTAACAGGTCGATGGCGGGCAACGCGGGAAGCCCTGCCATGGGTCACCGGCACGATCCTGATGCTCGCGCTGGCCCTGCCGTGGTATGTCGCCGCGGAGCAAAAGACCCCGGGATTCCTGAACTACTTCCTGATCGGCGAACACTGGATGCGCTTCACGGTGCGCGGCTGGCAGGGGGATCTCTATGGAAATGCCCATCCGGTGATGCCAGGCACCATCTGGATATTCCTGCTTCTCGGAGCCTTCCCGTGGTGCCTCGGGCTGCTCCGTGCCAGGCCCGCCGGCTGGCGCGCATCCCGCCGGTGGGCGATGGCCCACAATGGCCGCGGCCTCTACTGGCTGCTGTGGATGATCTGGCCGGTCGCCTTCTTCACGCCCGCGCGGAACATCATCGCAACCTATCCGCTGCCCGCCTTGCCCGCGCTGGCGATCCTGCTGGCCGGAATGCATGCGCAGAGGAGAAACGCGGTAGCGAAAGAGGAGGACACCCCGCCATTCGCCCCGGTCTCGGCAAGCATCACCCTCGCCATCGTGGGAACGGTGATGGTGATGTCGATCTTCTTCCCGGAGTTCTCGCCGAAGCGATCCGAGCGGACGCTAATCCGCCGCTTTGAAAAGGAACGCGAGCCCGGCGACCGGCTGATCTACTACGGACCTCGTAAATACTCCGCGGAATTCTACACCGAGGGCGGGATCGACCACACCACCTCGGCCGAGAACATCGCGAAGCACCTCGATACCCCCGGGCGTACCTTCGTCGCCCTGCCGTCCTACTGGATGCCGCTCGTGCCACCACGGGTCCGGCGACGGCTCGTGCCCGTGGCCTCATGGGGCCCCGGACCATCCCTCTACGTCGAACGCACCGACCTGCCGGACATGGCCGGCATCGATCCATCCCGAACCTCGCCCATCGGCAACTGA
- a CDS encoding glycosyltransferase family 2 protein: MKTIAFPVPAAPATGTVRPSITCIVPAFNEAEGIAGFLNGLCDHLAGLTSRYDVIVVDDGSRDGTGLEVIAASGGLPIRLLSLSRNFGKEAAISAGLEEASGEVVVIIDADFQQPFHVIDEFIRQWQQGYDMVYGLRTNRDTDPPVRRFLSRSFYRLLSRWSSVDIPADAGDFRLLDRRVVTALKEMPERSRFMKGLYHWVGFRSKAVPFTYGERHAGTSKFNFSRLFDLAMTGLTSFSAFPLRLWVAMGALISGCSLLYAGFIITRTLLRGTDVPGWATLAVAVSFLGGVQLLSIGILGEYVARIFTEVKGRPNYVVAERHGFGSDTGHGS, encoded by the coding sequence ATGAAGACCATCGCTTTCCCGGTCCCCGCCGCACCCGCCACCGGCACCGTGCGACCCTCCATCACCTGCATCGTCCCCGCCTTCAACGAAGCCGAGGGCATCGCGGGATTCCTCAACGGCCTCTGCGATCACCTCGCGGGCCTCACCTCGCGCTACGATGTCATCGTGGTGGACGACGGCAGCCGGGATGGCACCGGGCTGGAAGTCATCGCGGCATCCGGTGGCCTGCCGATCCGCCTGCTTTCCCTGTCGCGGAACTTTGGAAAGGAAGCCGCCATCAGCGCCGGGCTGGAGGAGGCATCCGGCGAGGTGGTGGTGATCATCGATGCGGACTTCCAGCAACCCTTCCACGTCATCGACGAATTCATCCGCCAGTGGCAGCAAGGCTACGACATGGTCTATGGCCTGCGGACGAATCGCGATACCGACCCGCCGGTGCGGCGCTTTCTCAGCCGCAGCTTCTACCGGTTGCTCAGCCGCTGGTCGTCCGTGGACATCCCCGCGGACGCGGGCGACTTCCGGCTGCTGGACCGCCGCGTGGTCACGGCGCTGAAGGAAATGCCGGAGCGCAGCCGCTTCATGAAGGGCCTCTACCACTGGGTCGGCTTCCGCTCGAAGGCCGTGCCCTTCACCTACGGCGAGAGACACGCGGGCACGTCAAAGTTCAACTTCTCCCGTCTCTTCGACCTGGCCATGACCGGGCTCACATCCTTCTCCGCCTTCCCGCTGCGGCTGTGGGTGGCGATGGGCGCGCTGATCTCAGGGTGCTCGCTGCTTTACGCCGGATTCATCATCACCCGCACGCTGCTGCGTGGCACGGATGTCCCGGGCTGGGCGACGCTGGCCGTGGCGGTCTCATTCCTCGGCGGCGTGCAACTCCTGTCGATCGGCATCCTCGGCGAGTATGTCGCGCGCATCTTCACCGAGGTGAAGGGCCGGCCGAACTACGTCGTGGCGGAGCGCCATGGATTCGGCAGCGACACCGGACACGGATCATGA
- a CDS encoding GtrA family protein, producing the protein MSLPGQLVRFGCVGVAASAVHLVVVSALVPAGILPLVANVAGFAAAFHVSYYGHRGWTFRRRGGSREYGRMLGVSLAGFAMNEVLYAGLLAFTPLDYRVALAIVLLAVACGTFLAARGWVFTRPVESR; encoded by the coding sequence ATGAGCCTGCCGGGTCAGTTGGTCCGCTTCGGCTGCGTGGGAGTGGCCGCCTCGGCGGTGCATCTCGTGGTGGTGTCCGCACTCGTTCCCGCCGGGATACTCCCGCTGGTGGCAAATGTCGCGGGATTCGCTGCGGCATTCCACGTGAGCTACTACGGTCATCGTGGATGGACCTTCCGCAGGCGCGGCGGATCGCGGGAGTATGGGCGAATGCTCGGCGTCTCTCTGGCCGGCTTTGCCATGAATGAAGTGCTCTACGCCGGCCTGCTGGCATTCACGCCGCTCGACTACCGGGTGGCGCTCGCCATCGTCCTGCTGGCGGTCGCCTGCGGGACCTTCCTCGCGGCGCGCGGCTGGGTCTTCACGCGACCGGTGGAAAGCCGCTAG
- a CDS encoding methyltransferase domain-containing protein — protein MSTNPNPYETERLLGEYLLFHYGSAEDILPASAPDGMREALDFAVRTTRHFSPGSVESTLDLGCAVGRSTYELSRSSALTVGIDFSQNFIRAAAAMIDAPLSYQRLDEGHQRTQLIAKLPDGLPANEVSFETGDAMDLRADLGSFDRVHAANLLCRLTEPDRLLERLPALVRPGGELVIATPCTWLGEYTPPENWPQGSTLDWLRERLGGAFELISVADEPFLIRETARKFQWTASMVTAWKRLSA, from the coding sequence TTGAGCACAAATCCGAATCCCTACGAAACCGAGCGTTTGCTCGGGGAATACCTGCTTTTCCACTACGGCAGCGCGGAGGATATCCTCCCCGCATCGGCTCCGGACGGAATGCGGGAGGCGCTGGACTTCGCCGTGCGGACGACGCGCCATTTCTCCCCCGGTAGCGTGGAAAGCACGCTGGACCTGGGCTGCGCGGTGGGCCGCTCGACCTATGAGCTGTCCCGTAGTTCAGCCCTAACGGTGGGAATCGATTTCTCGCAGAATTTCATCCGTGCAGCCGCGGCGATGATCGATGCCCCCCTATCCTACCAAAGGCTCGACGAGGGGCATCAGCGGACCCAGCTCATCGCCAAACTGCCGGACGGACTGCCAGCAAACGAGGTGAGCTTTGAGACCGGCGACGCGATGGACCTGCGGGCGGATCTCGGAAGCTTCGACCGGGTGCATGCGGCCAACCTGCTCTGCCGTCTGACCGAGCCGGACCGTCTTCTGGAACGCCTGCCCGCGCTGGTGCGCCCGGGGGGCGAATTGGTCATCGCGACGCCGTGCACCTGGCTCGGCGAATACACTCCGCCGGAAAATTGGCCGCAGGGCAGCACGCTGGATTGGCTGCGGGAAAGGCTCGGCGGTGCCTTCGAGCTGATCTCGGTGGCTGACGAGCCATTCCTGATCCGCGAGACCGCGAGGAAGTTCCAGTGGACGGCCTCGATGGTAACGGCGTGGAAGCGGCTATCGGCGTAG
- the tsaB gene encoding tRNA (adenosine(37)-N6)-threonylcarbamoyltransferase complex dimerization subunit type 1 TsaB, with protein sequence MPETARLFIESSTARASLALLRGADIVFQETFTGDRSHNALLFDPLERALACLNQGEALAEIVIGTGPGSYSGTRVGIAAGQGVALVHGCPAIGLSSLLAVPSARAGALAVGDARRGSAWRAGYGQEPVLCDVDTLANEIRGVLGAGLPVYSLESVAKVGLPEDLASQVTTEQPTAAQLAKAWLALPAEDRARLAAQPVQPAYLRPPHVTEAKGGHPLLRR encoded by the coding sequence GTGCCGGAGACCGCCCGACTGTTCATCGAAAGCAGCACCGCCAGAGCTTCGCTTGCCCTGCTGAGGGGCGCGGATATCGTGTTTCAGGAGACTTTCACCGGGGACCGTAGCCACAATGCCCTGCTCTTCGATCCCTTGGAGCGGGCGCTTGCCTGTTTGAATCAGGGTGAAGCCCTCGCCGAGATCGTCATCGGCACCGGCCCCGGCAGCTACAGCGGCACCCGTGTGGGGATCGCCGCGGGCCAGGGTGTGGCCTTGGTCCACGGCTGCCCGGCCATCGGGCTCAGTTCGCTGCTCGCGGTGCCATCCGCGCGGGCGGGGGCGCTGGCCGTCGGGGATGCCCGGCGCGGCAGCGCATGGCGGGCGGGCTACGGCCAGGAGCCGGTGCTCTGCGACGTGGACACCTTGGCCAATGAGATTCGCGGGGTGCTGGGTGCCGGGCTGCCAGTGTATTCCCTGGAGTCCGTGGCAAAGGTCGGCCTGCCCGAGGATCTGGCCTCGCAGGTGACCACCGAGCAACCGACCGCCGCGCAACTCGCGAAGGCGTGGCTCGCTCTTCCCGCGGAAGATCGCGCGAGACTGGCCGCCCAGCCCGTGCAGCCGGCCTACCTGCGCCCGCCGCACGTCACGGAGGCAAAGGGCGGGCACCCGCTGCTACGCCGATAG
- a CDS encoding citrate/2-methylcitrate synthase, which produces MTDYAKGLEGVIANESALSNVEGAEGRLSYLGYSIEDLVENCSYEEVVYLLHRGALPTRAQLAEVEASLRAERSLPDGLIDFLKAAPKDANPMDVTRTAVSMLGLYDKRATIGTPDLEKDAAIALSICAKIPIIVAAFHRFRQGLELPAIRTDLSEAGHFLYLITGETPTDVATRTLDVALTLHADHGMNASTFSARVTVATLSDMYSAITSAIGTLKGPLHGGANEGVIHMLQGIGELSKVDDWVEDKLTRKEKIMGIGHRVYKVLDPRAPHLRKLAVQLTEELGEPKWIQMSERIAEIMRERKGLNANVDFYSATVYYSLGIPTDLFTPIFAIARASGWTAQVLEQLRDNRLYRPLTLYTGEQGPLAITPIDER; this is translated from the coding sequence ATGACCGACTACGCCAAAGGCCTCGAAGGAGTCATCGCCAATGAATCCGCTCTCAGCAACGTGGAGGGCGCCGAAGGCCGCCTGAGCTACCTCGGTTACAGCATCGAAGATCTGGTCGAAAACTGCTCCTACGAAGAAGTCGTTTACCTGCTTCATCGCGGTGCGCTTCCGACCCGCGCCCAGCTCGCGGAAGTGGAGGCCAGCCTGCGCGCCGAGCGCAGCCTGCCGGACGGCCTGATCGACTTCCTGAAGGCCGCGCCCAAGGACGCGAACCCGATGGATGTGACCCGCACGGCGGTCTCCATGCTCGGCCTGTATGACAAGCGCGCGACCATCGGCACGCCGGACCTTGAGAAGGACGCGGCCATCGCGCTTTCGATTTGTGCGAAGATTCCGATCATCGTCGCCGCCTTCCACCGCTTCCGCCAGGGCCTTGAGCTGCCGGCCATCCGCACCGACCTCAGCGAAGCCGGACACTTCCTCTACCTCATCACCGGTGAGACGCCGACGGACGTCGCCACCCGCACGCTGGACGTCGCGCTGACCCTTCATGCCGACCACGGCATGAATGCGTCCACCTTCTCCGCCCGCGTCACCGTCGCCACGCTGTCGGACATGTACTCCGCCATCACCTCGGCCATCGGCACGCTGAAGGGCCCGCTCCACGGCGGTGCGAATGAAGGCGTGATCCACATGCTCCAGGGCATCGGCGAGCTCTCGAAGGTGGACGACTGGGTGGAAGACAAGCTCACCCGCAAGGAGAAGATCATGGGCATCGGCCACCGCGTCTACAAGGTGCTCGACCCCCGTGCACCGCACCTCCGCAAGCTGGCCGTGCAGCTCACCGAGGAACTCGGCGAGCCGAAGTGGATCCAGATGTCCGAGCGCATTGCCGAGATCATGCGCGAGCGCAAGGGTCTCAATGCGAACGTCGATTTCTACTCGGCCACCGTTTACTACTCGCTGGGCATCCCGACGGATCTCTTCACCCCCATCTTCGCCATCGCCCGTGCCTCCGGCTGGACCGCGCAGGTGCTGGAACAGCTCCGCGACAACCGCCTCTATCGCCCGCTGACCCTCTACACCGGCGAGCAGGGCCCGCTGGCGATCACGCCGATCGACGAGCGCTGA
- a CDS encoding competence/damage-inducible protein A yields the protein MRIEILTTGTELLLGKVLNTHGKWFGEELFKLGMRIQRLTTVPDGDAITDALRECVSRADAVIVTGGLGPTSDDLTREATSEVLGIELIEDEAAIRSLEAFFAARNKVMADSNRKQAQVPVGADVLPNPNGTAPGLYIPPRLNGAANCAVFLLPGPPRELYPMFRTEVAPRLIGLAGLSMPPGLLEMKIAGVGESDLQQEIDAELAVIPGLEVGYCARVGEVDLRLIGEPPAIAAGRAIAMAKFARNIFSEDGSSLEATVVRQAIERRLKLATAESCTGGLVANRLTDVPGSSAVFTHGFVTYANEAKRDVLGVPQELLDVHGAVSEPVAKAMAEGALRVSGADIAVAVTGIAGPDGGTPEKPVGTVFLAWAAKGRETLCVRQIHPRNRKDFKLAVSQAALDGIRRVAGGAAGDSNP from the coding sequence GTGCGCATCGAGATCCTGACGACCGGTACGGAGTTGCTCCTGGGGAAAGTCCTGAACACCCACGGCAAGTGGTTCGGCGAGGAGCTTTTCAAGCTGGGCATGCGCATCCAGCGCCTGACCACGGTGCCGGATGGCGATGCTATCACCGACGCTCTCCGCGAATGCGTTTCCCGCGCCGACGCGGTCATCGTCACCGGTGGCCTCGGCCCCACGAGCGATGACCTGACGCGCGAGGCGACGTCCGAGGTGCTGGGCATCGAGCTCATCGAGGACGAGGCGGCGATCCGTTCGCTGGAGGCCTTTTTCGCCGCGCGGAACAAGGTGATGGCGGACTCGAACCGCAAGCAGGCACAGGTGCCCGTGGGCGCGGATGTGCTGCCAAATCCCAATGGCACCGCCCCGGGGCTCTACATCCCACCCCGGCTGAATGGCGCGGCGAATTGTGCGGTCTTCCTTTTGCCCGGGCCGCCCCGGGAGCTCTATCCGATGTTCCGCACCGAGGTCGCGCCGCGCTTGATCGGCCTGGCAGGTCTCTCGATGCCGCCCGGGCTTCTCGAAATGAAGATCGCGGGGGTGGGGGAGAGCGACCTGCAGCAGGAGATCGATGCAGAGCTGGCCGTCATCCCCGGGCTGGAGGTCGGCTACTGCGCGCGCGTCGGCGAGGTGGACTTGCGCTTGATCGGGGAGCCTCCGGCGATTGCCGCGGGCCGCGCGATCGCGATGGCGAAGTTCGCGAGAAACATCTTTTCCGAAGACGGCTCGTCGCTGGAGGCCACGGTCGTGCGGCAGGCCATCGAGCGCCGTCTGAAGCTGGCCACGGCGGAGAGCTGCACCGGCGGTCTGGTGGCGAACCGGCTCACGGACGTCCCCGGCAGCAGCGCTGTTTTCACCCATGGCTTCGTCACCTATGCGAATGAGGCGAAGCGCGATGTGCTGGGGGTTCCGCAGGAGCTTCTGGATGTCCACGGTGCGGTGAGCGAGCCTGTCGCGAAGGCGATGGCCGAGGGTGCCCTGCGGGTGAGCGGTGCGGACATCGCGGTCGCCGTCACGGGAATCGCAGGGCCGGATGGCGGCACCCCGGAGAAGCCGGTCGGCACCGTTTTCCTCGCTTGGGCCGCGAAGGGCCGCGAGACGCTGTGTGTCCGCCAGATCCATCCGCGGAATCGCAAGGACTTCAAGCTGGCGGTCAGCCAGGCGGCCCTCGACGGCATCCGCCGGGTGGCCGGTGGTGCTGCGGGTGACTCCAATCCGTGA
- the rsfS gene encoding ribosome silencing factor, whose product MAVEGLELAKACAKAADDIQADKIRVWDLRGLSNLTDYMVVCSGTSMPHLRAVLRDVRGTVEEIHGAKPANAEGNADTKWVVLDYIDVMVHVMHEELREYYGLEDLWADAKEIDWK is encoded by the coding sequence ATGGCTGTCGAAGGACTAGAATTGGCAAAGGCGTGCGCGAAAGCCGCGGACGATATCCAAGCGGACAAGATCCGCGTGTGGGACCTCCGCGGTCTGTCGAATCTGACCGACTACATGGTCGTCTGTTCCGGCACCTCGATGCCCCACTTGCGCGCCGTCCTCCGTGACGTCCGCGGCACCGTGGAGGAGATCCATGGCGCGAAACCGGCAAATGCCGAGGGCAACGCGGACACCAAGTGGGTCGTCTTGGATTACATCGACGTGATGGTCCACGTGATGCACGAGGAACTGCGCGAATACTACGGACTGGAAGACCTCTGGGCGGACGCCAAGGAGATCGACTGGAAGTGA